CCATTTTGAATATTGGCAAAAGGACTTGGGCTTCCCAGTTCCTTAAGTCAGTGAGGGATGCTTAAAGTAGCAGGTAAACAGGAGATTACTTTTATTTTTAAAACCCATAGTATCTTGACGCTATCAAAAGGAAAAACAAAATTGACAGCTTGTAGCTTCTATGTTAAAATAATACGGTGACGCTCGGAGAAGGTCTGTAAATGCGGGTAATAAGCCTGCTACCTTTAGTCGGCGATTCTGTTAACAGGGAGGTACATCTATGTACGCAATTATTGAGACTGGTGGAAAGCAGTATAAGGTCCATGAAGGCGATGTAGTTTTTGTAGAGAAACTTGCAGTTGAGGAAGGTTCAAATTATACTTTTGATAAGGTTTTAGCTGTATCAAAAGAAGGAGAAGTAAACTTCGGAAAACCATTTGTAAGCAACGCAAGTGTTGACGCCAAGGTTCTTGCACATGGAAAAGGCGAGAAGATTATTGTTTACAAGTATAAGCCCAAAAAGAACTACAGAAGAAAAACAGGACACAGACAGCTTTACACAAAAGTGCAAATAGAGAAAATTAACGCATAATTTACCTTAAATGCCTTCTTTAATTGTGAAGTTTATTTAACTTAATAATCAAGGAAGCAGCTAATAATTATTTAGGGAAGTAAATAATTAATAAGCAATATCTGATAAAAATGATAAAAATATGTTTGAAGCGTGATAAAGAAGGTTTTATAAGAGAGTTTAGCATAAAAGGCCATGCAGGATATGCGGAACACGGAAAGGATATTGTATGTGCCGGGGTTTCAGCAATAGCGTATACTACATTGGCTGCTCTTAAAGAGATTGCAGGCATTTGCAATTATACCGAGAAAAAAGGAAGTATAGAGTGTAGTATACCAAAAGATATAAGCCAGGATGCTAAAATCAAAGGAAAGATTATTCTTGATACTATGGCAATAGGCTTTAAACAGATTGAACGGGAATATAAAGATTATGTTTTGGTTTTTGATAAGGAGGTGTAACCTATGATTAGAATGAATTTACAGCAATTTGCCAGCAAAAAGGGTGTTGGAAGCACAAAAAACGGACGTGACAGTGAAGCCAAACGACTGGGTGTTAAAAGAGGAGACGGACAGTTTGTTCTTGCAGGAAATATAATCGTAAGACAGAGAGGTACTAAGATTCACCCGGGGAAAAACGTAGGTAAAGGTAAAGATGATACTCTATATGCACTGGTTGACGGTAGAGTAAAGTTTGGAAGATTGGGTAAGGATAAAAAACAGGTAAGCATAGTTTCTTTATAAAATGAAAAAATAAATCCCAGTAGCGGCTGGGATTTATTTTTTAGGCAATATATTACCGGAGGAGTTTTATGTTTATCGACAGGGCTAGAATTTTTGTAAAAGGTGGAGACGGAGGAAATGGAATTGTTGCTTTCCGCAGGGAAAAATACATAGCAGCCGGCGGACCTAATGGCGGAGACGGAGGCAAAGGTGGAGATGTGGTTTTCACGGTTGACCCTGGATTAAATACTCTTGTAGACTTCAGATACAAAAAGCATTTTTATGCTGAATCCGGTGAAAATGGCGGGACTTTTAATAAAACCGGAAGAAGTGGAAAAGACCTTGTGGTTCGGGTTCCACCCGGAACTTTGGTTAAAGATGAAAAAACC
This sequence is a window from Clostridiaceae bacterium. Protein-coding genes within it:
- the rplU gene encoding 50S ribosomal protein L21, with the protein product MYAIIETGGKQYKVHEGDVVFVEKLAVEEGSNYTFDKVLAVSKEGEVNFGKPFVSNASVDAKVLAHGKGEKIIVYKYKPKKNYRRKTGHRQLYTKVQIEKINA
- a CDS encoding ribosomal-processing cysteine protease Prp, whose amino-acid sequence is MIKICLKRDKEGFIREFSIKGHAGYAEHGKDIVCAGVSAIAYTTLAALKEIAGICNYTEKKGSIECSIPKDISQDAKIKGKIILDTMAIGFKQIEREYKDYVLVFDKEV
- the rpmA gene encoding 50S ribosomal protein L27 — translated: MIRMNLQQFASKKGVGSTKNGRDSEAKRLGVKRGDGQFVLAGNIIVRQRGTKIHPGKNVGKGKDDTLYALVDGRVKFGRLGKDKKQVSIVSL